The Paenibacillus yonginensis genome segment ACATTCCGCTGCTCTATGAATCCGGTCTGGATTCGCTTTATGAAACCATTATGGTCGTATATGTGCCGCGGGAGATCCAGCTTATGCGCCTGATGGAACGCGATGGTCTTGATGCACTCCAGGCTGAAGCCAGATTGTCCGCCCAGATGGACATTGAACAGAAGAGGACGATTGCCGATATCGTGATTGATAACAGCCAGGGACTTGAACAGACTGAAGCCCAGGTCGAAGCGTTCTGGAAAAGCTGTGGGTTGTCATGAAGTGGCTCCGTAAGAAAAGAGTGCTGCTGCTATTGTTCATGGGTTTTATCGTGTTGATCTTTATGAATACGCAGTGGCTCACTTTGTTTTATCCGATTTATTATAAGGATGATATTCGCAAGCACTCGGAGAAAAACCAGCTTGATCCGTTTATGGTTGCTGCTATTATCAAGGTTGAAACCAATTACAAACCAAGCAGGCAGTCCAGAAAAGGGGCGCTGGGCGTGATGCAAATTATGCCGGATACAGCGCAGTGGGTATTGGAGCAAGCCAAGCTGCCAAACGTATCCATGGACAGGATCAATAACGAAACCGGGACAAACATTGAAATTGGAACCTGGTATTTAAAGAGCTTGTCCGATCAGTTTGACGGGAATATGGTTGCGGTGATCGCAGCTTATAATGCGGGTCCTACGAGGGTGAAGAACTGGTTGAAGAGCGGAACATGGGACGGCACTGTGGAAACAACCAAAAACATCCCGCTAGGAGAAACCAGGCATTATGTGCAGCGGGTTGTTCATTATTATGAGCAGTATACCAGCATCTATAAGCAGTTCTAAACAAGAAAAACGCCGGAGAGAATGTAGAATTCTCCCCGGCGCTTCTTAGCTGCTTGTCAGTTCTTATTTGAATTGACCAGCCAATTGTTGTTCTGCCAGTGTTACAAGACGTTTAGTAATGTAACCCCCGATAGAACCGTTTTCGTAAGAAGTCAAGTTACCTGCATATCCATCTTGTGGAAAAGAAATGCCGAGTTCTTGAGCAATTTCATATTTCATTTGCTCGAGTGCGCCAGAAGCTTGTCGAACTACCAGGTTGTTGGAGTTACCGCTGTTGTTGTTTGCCATTGTCTTTTTCACCTCCTTGGGTTGGTAACTGTATTATGTGCCGTATTACGGAATCTACTCACAAAGTTTAAAATTTTCAGATGGAATTGTTATCCAGATAGGTGAAAACCTTGATTTGCTAAGAAAGGAGAGGGTATTTTGAAGTGTCCGTACTGCGATTATAATGGCACTAAGGTGCTGGATTCCCGGCCTGCGAATGAAAACCGCTCCATTCGCAGACGGCGGGAATGCGAGAAGTGCAACCGCCGATTTACGACTTTTGAGATGGTGGAGGAAACGCCGTTAATCGTAATCAAGAAGGGCGGCAGCCGCGAGGAATTCAGCCGGGAGAAGATGCTGCGCGGATTAATCCGCGCCTGTGAGAAACGCCCGGTGTCCGTGGAGCAGCTGGAGTCGATCGTCTCTGAGGTCGAAACGTCGCTGCGCAATACAGCGGTGGCTGAAGTGGAAAGCATGGAAATCGGCGAGCTTGTGATGGAGCATCTGTATCCGGTTGATGAAGTGGCTTACGTCCGGTTTGCCTCGGTATACCGCCAATTCAAGGATATCGATATGTTTATGCGGGAGCTGAAGGGATTGCTGTCTAAAGATACGGGCAGCGGAGAATAAAAAAATTTGATGGGCCCTGGAGAGATTCCTGGGCTCTTTTGGTGTTCCGGAATAATTGTCTGTACAAACAATCCGGTAATGAAGTACCATGTGAGAGGGCGTCCCGGAGTCCGGAGAGGGAGGACATTTTATTATGAAAGCTGCGATATTATTTGTGCTTGCGGGGGTGGCGGAAATCGGGGGCGGATATTTGATCTGGCTTTGGCTGCGCGACGGAAAAAGCTCGCTGTACGGCCTGTTTGGCGCGTTGCTGCTCATTGCCTATGGGATAGTCGCAACCTTGCAGTCTTTCTCGTCCTTTGGCCGCGTCTATGCGGCTTATGGAGGGATTTTTATCGTATTGTCCGTCCTGTGGGGATGGTGGGTGGACCGTAAAAATCCAGATGCTTATGACTGGGCAGGGATGATCATTTGTTTGATTGGGGCACTCGTGATGCTTGCGCCCCGCAAATGAGCAGAGGGTCCGGATTTTGAAGTGAAGAAGGAATTCACAATCATGAAGGAAACAAAATCAGTTTATGTAAATGTGGTCTTGTTGACCATTGGAGTCATTTCGATCGGATTGTCCTCCATTTTTATTAAATGGGCCACCGCGCCGGCTTCTGTACTCGGCATGTACAGGCTTTTTTTTACGCTGGTATTAATTACGCCGATGCTGCGCAAATTATCTTTGCGCGCCATATTTAAGGATCTATCCCGGAAGGAGCTGCTGCTTCTGCTGCTGGCGGGTGTTTTCCTTGGGCTGCATTTTCTGCTCTGGATGGAATCGCTTGCTCATACGTCCGTTGCCAGCTCCATGATCCTGTTGTCGCTCCAGCCTGTATTTATTATGCTGGGTTCTTTCTTTATGTTTAAGGAGCGGACAACCGGAGGAGGCGTGCTCGCTTTAAGCGTAGCGGTAATTGGATCGGCAGTAACGGCTTGGGGCGATGTGGGACTGTCCTCAGAGGCCATGTATGGTGATGTGCTCTCACTTCTTGGAGCCGTCACTTCTTCCCTTTACATGCTGACAGGGCAGAACCTGGTGCGCCGAATTCCGCCGATTGCTTACAGCTATATCGTGTTTGCTGTGGGCGGCATCGTGATGCTGATCTACAATTTGGCCAAGGGGGTTGTGTTATTCGATTACGACAGCAAAGAATGGGTTTTGTTCCTGCTGCTGGCTATCGTTCCTACAATCTTTGGGCAAATGCTGTTTAATCGTCTGCTGGGCTCGCTCGGGGCAACGACCATTTCCATGGTCATCGTGGCGGAACCGGCTGTAGCGATCCTGCTGGCTGCTTTCTTGCTGAATGAGAAGCTCACCCTTCTGCATGGCGTGGGAGGCGTATTGACTTTGGCCGGAATTGGTTTGTTTTTCTGGTTTAAACAGATGATGATTAAGCGGGGCCAAAAAAGTTTAAGGTAATTTTCAGCTTTCTATAAGGTTACATTAATCTAGGACGTGTATATTGAAATTACCCTCTTAATGATAAATTGGTTGACGGAGATCGGCTGGGTGGGGCCGGCCGATCTCTGATCAGCCGGATACAAGCTCGGCGCAGAATTCCCTTGGACATAGGGCGTGCCTTAAATATACAAGATATACAAGAGAAGATACATAATGAACATGATGGGCAAGACCTTGCGGAAGCAGGGTCTTTTGTTTTGTGCTATTAGGCCATGAGGATTGGCCTTTGGGCAGACGCGGAAATCCGCACTCACGGGCTTAAGCCTACAGCAAAATTTGAGGTGCTTCATATGGTATAGAGTAATCCACCAAGAGGAGGTCGTTAAAATGGGTGAAGTAGCAGGAGCAGGTTACGGCGTAGGCGGAGCATTTACTTCAACAGGTGCAATTTTGGTATTGTTTATTTTGCTGGTTATCATTTCCCGCGCTTGGCTGCTGTAATATCGGCTGAGCACTAAGGAAGAAGTGTCTTCTACCCCCTTGCTGCCCGAAGCAGCGAGGGGGTTTTTAGCGGAAGAAATAAATGACAAAAAAAGTTGACAAGCTTTTGACTCCCGTGATATTATCTATCTTGTCGCTGCTGAAGTTACTGAGTAACAAACAGCAACAATAATTATGCGGTTGTGGCGGAATTGGCAGACGCGCACGGTTCAGGTCCGTGTGGGCTAACCCCCCGTGGAGGTTCGAGTCCTCTCAACCGCATCCTTTAAAGAAAAGCCCGTGAGTTTCCTTTATGGAAGCTCACGGGCTTTTTTTAATTTTGAATCCGGGAGGCGGATCTTGGAACTGCGGATTTAATCAAACGTCAACTTGTACAAAGGAAAGAATTGAAATAAAGAAAAGCTATTCGCTACCTGTGGGACTGCCCCCTGTCTTTTCGGGCCATTTGTTGAGGGCTGTCCACAGATCGGATCATTAAAGGACATGAACGACTTCGGCATGCAAATACCTTTTGCTTTGTTCTCCGCATGTAAATCAATACGCGAAAAAGATTTAATAATAATTTAATAAATTCCTTATGACGGCTTAATTTCAATTATCAGCGGCCAAATCTATAATTCAATTACAGCAAATAACACACCAAAATTATAGGAAATGGGGAGTTTTTAAGATGAAAAAGCTTTGGATGGCAGGAGCAACAATGATGGTTACGGCGGCAGTGCTTGCCGGATGCGGTTCGGGAAAGGAGGCGGCGAATACGTCACCTGCAGCCTCAGCCGAGGTGCAGGCTTCAACGCCGGCAGCCTCAGCCGCGGCAGCAGTCGCTAAAACCGGGATGTTGAGCCCAATCGGCAAGGAAGTATCGCAAGGCAACATAGAAATCAAAGACGGAAAATTGATGCTCACCAACTTTAAAACCTCGGAAGGTCCGGATCTGCACATCTATTTGGCCAAGGGGCAGGACATAGCTACAGGAAAAAGCCTCGGTAAAATTGACCTGAAGCAATCGGAGCAAACCTTCGATCTGGCCGGCGCCGATCCGGAGGAATACGATTCCGTCGTCATCTACTGCAACAAGGCGCATGTGGCATTTGGCGCGGCCGACCTGAAATAACGTTTCCGGGGGCCTCTTCTGGACGATAAAGGAGAAGCCCTCGAATCATTATCCAGGAATATGCCGGGAAAAGCACCGGGGAAATACCGAAAAGATAACGAAGGTACGTTCGAAAGGCATTAGAAACAGAAAGGCGGTGTTACGGTGAAAGTCATTTATCTTCTGGCCGGATATGGGTTTAGCCTGCTTCGGGTAGTGTTTGGATTGATGTGGTTCAAGTCCGGCTATGCCAAAATTTCCGGGGGGTTTGGCGTGGAAAGTCTGGTTCCGGTTGTTGCCGCTAATGCCGATTCACCGGTGTGGTATAAGCATTTTTTTGCCCAGGTGGTAGGTCCGTATGCGAATGTGTTTGATCTGGTCATTCCTATTGGAGAGATGCTGATCGGAGTAGGTCTGGTGCTCGGACTGCTGGCAGTGCCGGCAATTGTCATGTCAGTGTTCGTTAATGTAAACTATATCCTGGCGGATATGATCTTTACTTATCCAGCCGAAATCATGCTTGCGGTCATTTTGTTAGTGGGCCATAAGTTCAGCACCGCTGTAAGCATAGAGCGCTGGCTTTACCCGAAATGGAAAAATCGCAGGCTGGACACGGGGATGTGACCGTATTGTCTTCTATTTTAATTGTTGATGATGAAAGGCCAATTGTAGAGATTTGCCAGTTGTATTTACGAAATGAAGGATATACGGTTTACACCGCCAGCAACGGCGAAGAAGCGGAGGAAATGGTCCGGAACCATCCGATTGATTTCATCGTGATTGATGTGATGATGCCAAAGAAAAATGGCTATGAGTTTATTGAAATGCTTCATCATGAAGGGATGGATATCCCTTTTTTATATTTGACGGCGCTGAATCAGGAGAAGGATACGTTGTACGGCCTTGCACTGGGAGCAGACGATTATATTACCAAGCCCTTTAGCCCTAGGGAGCTGGCCTTCCGTATTAAAAATATATTGAAGCGGGTTAATAAATTTAAACAGACCGAGGTTCGTTTTTTGCGCGAGAAAGAACTTTATTTGAACAAGGATGAGCGCGAAGCCCGCCTATATGGAGAAATACTTGATTTGACGAACAAAGAGTTTGATTTGCTGTGGACCCTGGTCGAAGAGAAGCATCGCGTATTGTCTAAATCCGAGCTGCTGAAAAAGGTATGGGGTTACGAATATTACGAGGACGCCGCCACGGTTAATGTTCATATTCATCATTTACGCGAAAAACTGGCTGCTTTGGATAAAGGAAACACGCTGTCCATCAAGACGGTATGGGGCATTGGTTACCAATTCAAGGGAGAGGAGGGGGAGCAATAATATGAAGCTGCGAACCGTCCTGCTGCTTTCTTATTTGGCTAGTTTATGTGTGGTAACGCTGCTGCTGTTTGGCGCTTACCAGCAAATGTTTCTGGATTATAATAAGCTAAAAATGGCTATGGCCATTACGATATCATCCAGTGTGTTATCCTTGTTGATCAACTCCTTTTTTATTTTTCCGATGGCTAAAGCGATCGCCCGGCTGAATAAACAAAGCCAGGCTATTGCCAAGGGAGAGTATGACATTAGCGTTACGGAAAGCCGTACCCTCGAGCTTCATGAATTGGGAAAGTCGCTGCATATGATGGCCCAGGAAATCAAGGAAAAAATCACTGCGCTTCAGCAAGAGGAAAGCAGGCGCAATGAATTGATTGCCAATCTGTCGCATGACATCAAAACGCCGTTAGCTTCCATTCGTTCATATTCGGAAGCGCTGCTTGACGGGATGGTACATAAGCCGGATGACGTCCGCAGCTATTTGCTTGGTATCGGAGAGCAAACCGAACGGGTCGTATCCTTTGCCAATGAGCTCTTCTCCATCGCGGCCATTGACCAGAAAAATATTGAAATCAGCATGGAAATTTTGTGGCTTGATCAGCTTTTGGTGAACACACTGCAAACCTTTGAGGCGCAAATCGTGAAGGAGAACCGAACAATCGAAGTCAAGATCAGCGAGGAGTGCGTTTCGGTTTATACGGACAAAACCTGCATGGAGCGGATCTTATACAATCTGATCGGAAACGCAATCAAATTCTCCAGACCGGGGACAACCATTTGGCTAAATATATATAATGACAGAGATTCTACCTGTTTTGAAGTAAAGGATGAAGGAACCGGAATTCCTTCCGAAAGGCTAAACCGGATTTTTGACCGGTTTTACCGGGTAGAGGAATCGCGCAATCAAATGTATGGAGGGGCCGGCATCGGCCTTGCCATCGCGAGAGAGCTGACAGAACTGTTACAGGGCCAAATTTCGGCAACCTCTGTTTATGGAGCCGGAAGCACATTTACGGTCCGCCTTCCGAACCACCCCGATTTCGGTAAAGAGTAGAGAGTAAAGCAATCCCATGTATTCAAATTTCACAGTTGGCGCAAGCACTTTCTCTCTCATTTGCGCCTGAGAAAATTTATAATAAAATAGTATTGACATGTCCCAGTATTTTCTGTAATATTTAGAAGTCGCCTCTGAAAAGACGACGATATACGAAATGAGGGGCCTTAGCTCAGCTGGGAGAGCGCCATTGTACACTACGATAACCAGTAAAATAGTTAATAAAAATAATTAAAGCAAAGTATCATCATCTAGTTTAGGGGCGTTAGTTCAGTGGGAGAACGCTTCGCTGGCAGCGAAGAGGTCAGGGGTTCGACCCCCCTACGCTCCACCATAATAAAAAAAACAAGACCTGCCATTGGCAGGTCTTTTGAGTTTAAGTATTTATTTTTATCTTCCCCTCTAATTGACCTCGCTGAAAATAACCAATATTCATAGTGGTAATACACATGGTTTCATACTTAGTCTTAGTAATTATTATGGACTTTTCGTGTATACTAAAACTACGACAAGTAGCTTCATCAAGCTTGTTATGAAGCATTCATTAGTGTAAGAACGCTTCGATTGCTGCGAAATAAAAAGATCAGTACGTAAAAAGATGATTTCCGTATAATTGAAATCATCTTTTTTACGGTGTTTCATTTGCTATTTTTGCATACTCTGCATTCTCCAGGACTTCACTGCACTTAATATCGTATTATCCTTGCCACATTGTTTCCATTCATCCCAAAAGTCAATAGTACTACTATTAGGCTTATTGTTTGGTTCCGCGATTCTTATCCTACTTGGTAACAAACATGAGTCACCAACAACTAGAGCTTCCCCGGTATCTAACACTGGCAATAATTCAGAAAATCCTCCTAGACTATCTGGTAATAATCTTTTTATTACATTTTGATCCTCAACATTTGACAATCTTAGAGCTACAAAATTATTACATTGACTAAGTATTGTTTTATTCAACTCAGAAGGCCTTTGACTAATTACTACAAGGCCTACCCCATATTTTCTGCCTTCTTTTGCTATTCTCTCAAAATACCTTTGGGACGTATCATAAGATCCGGTACCGCTAGCATTACTAGGAATGTATAAATGAGCTTCGTCACATAACAATGCTATAGGATGTCTTTGTGATTTATCTGTCCATTGTTGAATCGAGAAAACCAAACTAGCTACACGTCCTACCACCATTGAAAGGATATCGGAAGGTACCTCAGAAAAATTTATTACTTTTACTCCACCTTTTTTATCACTTTGGTTATCTCTTCCGGATAATAAAGCCTGTGCTAACTCGTTTAACCAAGACAATGTGTTAACTTCTTTTGGTGGATCCATCATAAATGCAAGTCGTCGATCGGACTTTTTGTTTTCCAATCTTGCAATAAATCTGCTCAATTTTCCGTGGAATTCTCCTTGTTTCTCCCCCCTTGTTCCAGCAACCATTTCAGTATTTAATCTATTTAATTCCTCTAATACATAATCTAAATCATATGGAATCGGACTATCTACAGTAAAATTATCAATCATCTCAGATCCATCGTTTTCCTTAAGAAATTTCATTTTTGCAGAAATCACAGTCCGAGATAAAATCATCGATTGATTTGGTGCATTTTGGTCACTTCTATCCACTAGCATACTTGTCATATCTTCGTACCCTAATAACCAGTAAGGAAAGTATAAAATTCCATTTCTAATACTGTCTCCACCATTGGTAATTTCCTTTGGCCCAGCAACTTTAAAATGCTTGATGCCCTCGCTCTTTAAATCACTGTACTCGCCATGAAGGTCAAATAATATTGCATTTGAATTAGGCAAATCTGCTATTTGTTCAACTAATCTTGCAGTAGTCCATGATTTACCTGATCCGGTACTTCCGACAATAACTGCATGTCGTTGAAAAAATTTGTTTGCATCTAAATAAGCAACAGCTTCTTCATCTAGTGTATAATTGCCGAGACTAAGAGAATCTTCTTGATCCGCTGATTGAAAAGAAATAGCTTGCATAAATAAGGATAACTTCTCCCCTTCAATTGGATAACAATCAGCATCGATTTCAGGAACGGTCTCAAGAGTTCGCCTAAAAACATTTGGTTTATCTAAGAGTTTATCAAAAAGGGTTCCAATTAGTGTAATTCTAACCGAATTATTCTCATAAAATATATCGCTATCGTTCTCTTCGTTATTTTCCAATGTTCCATCAAGCTTTCTAATAATTTTATGTATGATTCCAATTAAGTGTTGTCCAGCTCTACTACTTCTAAGACACACCAATCGGTTTACCTGCATTTTCCTAAGAACATCAACATTATTTACTATTAATGTAAC includes the following:
- a CDS encoding lytic transglycosylase domain-containing protein, whose amino-acid sequence is MKWLRKKRVLLLLFMGFIVLIFMNTQWLTLFYPIYYKDDIRKHSEKNQLDPFMVAAIIKVETNYKPSRQSRKGALGVMQIMPDTAQWVLEQAKLPNVSMDRINNETGTNIEIGTWYLKSLSDQFDGNMVAVIAAYNAGPTRVKNWLKSGTWDGTVETTKNIPLGETRHYVQRVVHYYEQYTSIYKQF
- a CDS encoding alpha/beta-type small acid-soluble spore protein, giving the protein MANNNSGNSNNLVVRQASGALEQMKYEIAQELGISFPQDGYAGNLTSYENGSIGGYITKRLVTLAEQQLAGQFK
- the nrdR gene encoding transcriptional regulator NrdR, with translation MKCPYCDYNGTKVLDSRPANENRSIRRRRECEKCNRRFTTFEMVEETPLIVIKKGGSREEFSREKMLRGLIRACEKRPVSVEQLESIVSEVETSLRNTAVAEVESMEIGELVMEHLYPVDEVAYVRFASVYRQFKDIDMFMRELKGLLSKDTGSGE
- a CDS encoding YnfA family protein encodes the protein MKAAILFVLAGVAEIGGGYLIWLWLRDGKSSLYGLFGALLLIAYGIVATLQSFSSFGRVYAAYGGIFIVLSVLWGWWVDRKNPDAYDWAGMIICLIGALVMLAPRK
- a CDS encoding DMT family transporter — protein: MKETKSVYVNVVLLTIGVISIGLSSIFIKWATAPASVLGMYRLFFTLVLITPMLRKLSLRAIFKDLSRKELLLLLLAGVFLGLHFLLWMESLAHTSVASSMILLSLQPVFIMLGSFFMFKERTTGGGVLALSVAVIGSAVTAWGDVGLSSEAMYGDVLSLLGAVTSSLYMLTGQNLVRRIPPIAYSYIVFAVGGIVMLIYNLAKGVVLFDYDSKEWVLFLLLAIVPTIFGQMLFNRLLGSLGATTISMVIVAEPAVAILLAAFLLNEKLTLLHGVGGVLTLAGIGLFFWFKQMMIKRGQKSLR
- a CDS encoding sporulation protein YjcZ, which encodes MGEVAGAGYGVGGAFTSTGAILVLFILLVIISRAWLL
- a CDS encoding DM13 domain-containing protein; this encodes MKKLWMAGATMMVTAAVLAGCGSGKEAANTSPAASAEVQASTPAASAAAAVAKTGMLSPIGKEVSQGNIEIKDGKLMLTNFKTSEGPDLHIYLAKGQDIATGKSLGKIDLKQSEQTFDLAGADPEEYDSVVIYCNKAHVAFGAADLK
- a CDS encoding DoxX family membrane protein — its product is MKVIYLLAGYGFSLLRVVFGLMWFKSGYAKISGGFGVESLVPVVAANADSPVWYKHFFAQVVGPYANVFDLVIPIGEMLIGVGLVLGLLAVPAIVMSVFVNVNYILADMIFTYPAEIMLAVILLVGHKFSTAVSIERWLYPKWKNRRLDTGM
- a CDS encoding response regulator transcription factor, with amino-acid sequence MEKSQAGHGDVTVLSSILIVDDERPIVEICQLYLRNEGYTVYTASNGEEAEEMVRNHPIDFIVIDVMMPKKNGYEFIEMLHHEGMDIPFLYLTALNQEKDTLYGLALGADDYITKPFSPRELAFRIKNILKRVNKFKQTEVRFLREKELYLNKDEREARLYGEILDLTNKEFDLLWTLVEEKHRVLSKSELLKKVWGYEYYEDAATVNVHIHHLREKLAALDKGNTLSIKTVWGIGYQFKGEEGEQ
- a CDS encoding sensor histidine kinase — protein: MKLRTVLLLSYLASLCVVTLLLFGAYQQMFLDYNKLKMAMAITISSSVLSLLINSFFIFPMAKAIARLNKQSQAIAKGEYDISVTESRTLELHELGKSLHMMAQEIKEKITALQQEESRRNELIANLSHDIKTPLASIRSYSEALLDGMVHKPDDVRSYLLGIGEQTERVVSFANELFSIAAIDQKNIEISMEILWLDQLLVNTLQTFEAQIVKENRTIEVKISEECVSVYTDKTCMERILYNLIGNAIKFSRPGTTIWLNIYNDRDSTCFEVKDEGTGIPSERLNRIFDRFYRVEESRNQMYGGAGIGLAIARELTELLQGQISATSVYGAGSTFTVRLPNHPDFGKE
- a CDS encoding ATP-binding protein encodes the protein MTIFEYSEDEVLGRVVAVDTASVTLIVNNVDVLRKMQVNRLVCLRSSRAGQHLIGIIHKIIRKLDGTLENNEENDSDIFYENNSVRITLIGTLFDKLLDKPNVFRRTLETVPEIDADCYPIEGEKLSLFMQAISFQSADQEDSLSLGNYTLDEEAVAYLDANKFFQRHAVIVGSTGSGKSWTTARLVEQIADLPNSNAILFDLHGEYSDLKSEGIKHFKVAGPKEITNGGDSIRNGILYFPYWLLGYEDMTSMLVDRSDQNAPNQSMILSRTVISAKMKFLKENDGSEMIDNFTVDSPIPYDLDYVLEELNRLNTEMVAGTRGEKQGEFHGKLSRFIARLENKKSDRRLAFMMDPPKEVNTLSWLNELAQALLSGRDNQSDKKGGVKVINFSEVPSDILSMVVGRVASLVFSIQQWTDKSQRHPIALLCDEAHLYIPSNASGTGSYDTSQRYFERIAKEGRKYGVGLVVISQRPSELNKTILSQCNNFVALRLSNVEDQNVIKRLLPDSLGGFSELLPVLDTGEALVVGDSCLLPSRIRIAEPNNKPNSSTIDFWDEWKQCGKDNTILSAVKSWRMQSMQK